GGAAAAATTTGCTCAATTACTGAACGTCGAAGGATTGATGTAAGAATATCAAATAGTTGGTATTTGGAGCGGAAACTAGCTAAATAGTAAAGCTTTACGTCTCTATCTATAAAATAAAGGAGCTTCCTTATGGAATGCAACGTGGACAATACTACCATCATTACTGATGAGAAAGTAACCCATATCAGGCTTACCAATAAAGATAATGTAGCCATTGCAGTAAATGCCTTGGAAGCAGGAATTGAGCTGGAGCCTGGATTGATGACTTTGGAACCTATCCCCCAGGGGCACAAGATTGCACTCTGGGATCTTAAAAGAGGCGAAGGTGTCATTCGATACGGTGTACTGCTTGGTAACCTGAGCAAAGATATAAAAAAAGGTGGATGGATCAATGAGCATATGATTGATCTTCCAGCATCGCCCGAACTTGACACCCTTGAATTTGCAACCGAAATTAATAACAACCTCCCCAATCCTCCTGTCGATTACTGGGATGGGTATGAGGTCGAAGGTTGTGAGTATGCAGGAACAAGGAACATCCTCGGGATTTCAACCACCGTCCAGTGTGTTGAGGGCGTTCTCAACGTTGCAGTTACCAAGATGAAGAAGGAACTTCTTCCAAAATATCCCAACGTTGATGATATCGTGGCTCTGGTACATCCGTATGGATGTGGAGTGGCCATCAACGCACGCGATGCCTTCATCCCAATCAGAAGCGTCAAGAACCTGGTTAAAAACCCTAATTTCGGGGGTGAAATCATGGTTGTCGCCCTTGGTTGTGAAAAACTCACTGTTGAAATGCTACTTGAAGAAAAAGATATCAATAGCGAAAATGTAGTTATACTTCAAGAGCAGAAAGGTTTCCAGTCTATGATAGACCGGCTGATGGATGTCGCTGAAACAAAACTGCAAAAGCTCAACGAACGAAAGAGGGTTCGGCTTCCACTCTCCAAGTTGTGCATCGGTATGCAATGTGGGGGATCGGATGCTTTCTCAGGTGTGACAGCAAACCCGTCCGCGGGGTATGCAAGCGATCTCTTGGTCAAAGGAGGTGCAACCGTTTTGTTCAGTGAGGTCACGGAAGTCCGTGATGGAGTGAGGCAAATAGCACAGCGCTGTGTCAGTGAGGAAGTCGGTAAGAAACTTATTCAGGAAATGGCCTGGTACGATAATTACCTTGCACTCGGTGATGTGGACCGAGATGCAAACCCAACCCCTGGAAACAAAAAAGGGGGTCTTGCCAATATTGTTGAGAAGGCGATGGGTTCGATCGCGAAGTCAGGAACCAGCCCAATCATCGATGTCATTGGGCCTGGGGAAATCCCAGCCAAGAAAGGGCTTATTTTTGCAGCAACACCGGGAAGTGATATCGTATGCGGACCTTCACATCTTGCTTCCGGCATAACGCTTCAGGTATTTATGACAGGCAGAGGTACTCCCTATGGCCTTGCGGCAGCACCGGTAATCAAAGTCTGCTCGAGGTCAGTGATGAAAGAACAATGGATGGATCTGATTGATGTGAATGCTGGTCAGGTAGCTACTGGTGAAAAGTCTATTGAAGATGTCGGTTTGGAGCTTTTCTACTTCATTATTGATGTTGCCTCAGGGCGAAAAAAACCTTGGGCAGAGGAATATGGATTGCACAACTACTTGTGCATTTTCAATCCTGCACCTATTACGTAAATCCTTTTCAACTGACGCCCCTGCGTAAGCGGGGGTATTTTATATCGAATGCAAATCCGTATAAATAGATAATATCTTTCCTGTAACAAAAACCAATCAGCTTTTATGAAATATTTCTACGAATCTAAGAAGTAAGGAATTTCTTCAATTTTTTCCCGTAGGTATAGGTAACTCATCAAGAATTTCGTCATTTTATTACAATTTTTATAAAAAAAATGCAGGAAACAAAGAAAGATAAACAAAACCCCAAGCTAAATAGGCCTGGGGCTTTATCCGTTTCCAAATTTACATCTTACAGGTTACTTTTTCTTTGCAGCAATGACAGCTTGAGCGGCAGCAAGGCGTGCAATAGGAACCCTGAAAGGAGAACACGAAACATAGTTCAAACCAATTGATTGGCAGAACGCAATTGTCTTGGGGTCTCCACCATGTTCGCCACAGATACCAAGCTTGATATCGGGACGTACACTCCTGCCCAATTCAGCTGCAATCTTGACAATCTTGCCTACCCCATCGATATCAATGGTTGCAAACGGGTCATAGTCATAGAATTGCTTGTCAGGGTCATTTACATAGGGACCGAGGAACGAGGCAGCATCATCACGGCTGAAACCACAGGTCATCTGGGTCAAGTCGTTCGTACCGAAACTAAAGAATTCCGCTTCCCTTGCAATCTCATCTGCGGTAATTGCGGCGCGCGGGACCTCAATCATCGTGCCGACCTTATATTCGACATGCAGATTCTGCTCATCGAAAATTTCATTGATAACCTCAATCGCCTGTCTCTTACAGAACTCAAATTCCTTGTAGTTGCCAACAAGCGGAATCATGATCTCGGGGAATACCTCGATACCTTTCCTCTTTACATTGATAGCAGCCTCAATGATGGCACGGACCTGCATGCGAAGGATTTCAGGGTAAATAATTGCCAAACGGCAACCCCTGAAGCCAAGCATCGGGTTGAATTCATGCAAGGCACTGGACTTCTGGGCAACTTCCTCAACGGAAATACCCATTTGCAGGGCCAGTTCATGACGACTGGTGTGATCATTGGGAAGGAATTCATGCAACGGAGGGTCAAGCAGGCGGACAGTGGCAGGCAAACCCTGCAGTTCCGTAAAAATCCCCTCGAAATCTTCACGCTGCATCGGCAACAACTCTGCAAGGGCTTTCTCGCGCTCGACTATGTTGTTTGCAAGGATC
The sequence above is a segment of the Sphaerochaeta pleomorpha str. Grapes genome. Coding sequences within it:
- the garD gene encoding galactarate dehydratase codes for the protein MECNVDNTTIITDEKVTHIRLTNKDNVAIAVNALEAGIELEPGLMTLEPIPQGHKIALWDLKRGEGVIRYGVLLGNLSKDIKKGGWINEHMIDLPASPELDTLEFATEINNNLPNPPVDYWDGYEVEGCEYAGTRNILGISTTVQCVEGVLNVAVTKMKKELLPKYPNVDDIVALVHPYGCGVAINARDAFIPIRSVKNLVKNPNFGGEIMVVALGCEKLTVEMLLEEKDINSENVVILQEQKGFQSMIDRLMDVAETKLQKLNERKRVRLPLSKLCIGMQCGGSDAFSGVTANPSAGYASDLLVKGGATVLFSEVTEVRDGVRQIAQRCVSEEVGKKLIQEMAWYDNYLALGDVDRDANPTPGNKKGGLANIVEKAMGSIAKSGTSPIIDVIGPGEIPAKKGLIFAATPGSDIVCGPSHLASGITLQVFMTGRGTPYGLAAAPVIKVCSRSVMKEQWMDLIDVNAGQVATGEKSIEDVGLELFYFIIDVASGRKKPWAEEYGLHNYLCIFNPAPIT